The sequence GGTTCTCCGTCACCCGCGTGGTCAGCGCCCCGGAGCGCGCGTCCAGGCCGTGGTTGCGTCCGCTGCGGCCGTCGCCCGTCGCGTCCAGGGCCTCCACCCAACGCATCGTCCCGGTCGCGAACACCCCGGCCCCGCTCGGCACCGTGTAGTAGGCGGTGTCGTGGTGGCTGGGCCGTCCCTCGCACACCACGGGGGAGTGGGCCAGGATCTCGATCGGCCGAGGGGTGGGGAAGCCGGTGGAGACCTTGTCGTACTCGACGCCCACCAGGTGCTCGAAGCGGTCGCCCGCCCGCGCGCCGGTGCCCTCGAACAGCCAGTGCCCGGGGTTGGTCACCACGTACGGGGCGTCCACCGGATAGCCGTCGTAGATCACGCCGAGCAGCGAGCTCTCCGGATCCGCGCCGGGCGCCGAGCGGAAGTCCACCGTCGCGGGATGGCCCCGCTTGAACCCCGGGTCCTGTTCGTAGGAGGACTTGTAGCAGACCAGCGTCCGGTCCGGCCCCAGGTCGGAGGCCTCCAGGCGGATCCGGCGGTAGCAGCAGTTCGCGCCCAGGATCGCGATGTTGGTACCGGCGTCGCGGGCGGCGGTGACGTGGGCCCGCTGCTCCGGCGACCAGTACTCGTCGTGCCCGAGCGAGAGCACCGCCGCCGCTCCCTCCAGGAGCCGCTTCTCCCGCGCCACGTCGGTGGTGGTCGTGTAGGCGAGGGGTATGCCGAGCCGCTCGGCCAGCGCGATCAGCGGAGCCTCGTACACGAGGAACAGGCCCGCGCCGTCGTCGTACTCGTACGGCCGGTCGAAGCTCACGGCGAGGGAACGGGAGGCGAAACCGCCGCCCGGGCCGTCGTAACTGCCGTAGCCACCCCACCGGTTGTACGCCTGCCAGGTGGCCACCGCGCCCACGACGACGGTGCGGCCGGCGGTCGTCGCGGAGCGGACGGTGAGCGGGACGAAACGCCGGCCCTCACCGCCCTGCGCGTCCAGCCGCAGCAGATAGCTGCCCTCCGGCCAGTCCTTCGTCTCGACCGTGGCGGTACGGGTCCACCGCGTGCGGACCATCCTGGTCCCGGCGTCCACCGTGGGCTCCGGCTGGCGGGCTCCGGGCAGCGCCTCGGAGCGCCACACCAGACGCGCGCGGGCTCCGCCGTACCAACCCATCCGGTAGGCGGAGACGGTGAACCTGGGCGCGGTCGTCGACACGTGCAGCCCGAAGGACTCGCCGGGCAGGACGCTGACCTTGTCCGCGAACCCCTCGATGGCCCGCGCCGGGCCGGCCTTGCCCACCGGCCAGTCGGCATGGCCCGGGAGGGCGTTCTCGGCCTTGACGTCGAGACCCGGTGTCCGGGCAGGCGACGGCTTCCCGTCGGGCGCGCCGGACTCCGACGCAGCCCCGGACCCCGCCTCGGATCCGCCGTCGCGGTCGCCGTTCCCGCAACCGGCCACGGCCCCGAGCCCCGCGGCCGTGGCCGCGCCCGTCGCGACCCCGAGGAACCACCGCCTGCCCGCGCCTTCGCCGTCCGCGGCGGGCCCGGCCTTGTACTCCTGATGCATGCAGGGCACGTTATGTGACGCTTGGGCCCACGCTTCCACCGGGCGGCCGGAACCGTCCGCGCGCGACGAGGCACCCGAGGCACCCGAGGCACCTCGGGAACGACGTGGCGGACGGGAACGAGATCATTGGTGTCGAACCGGGGCGCCCCGGCACCGTACTGCCGTCGCGCGCCGGCCCGACCTCGGCCGCACCACGGTCGTCACCCTCCAGTGAGAGAGTTCCTCCCGTGAAGCGCACGAGTACCCGCCTCGCCGACGGCCGCGAGATCCTCTACTACGACACCGGCGACGGCGCCGCCGCCCGTGCCGTCCCCGACACCCGCCCGCTCGACGCGCCGGCCGACGGGACGGGGACGGGCACCGGGCCCGAGGTCCGGCGTGATCCGCTGCTCGGCGACCCGGTCGTCATCGCCGCCCACCGGCAGGGCCGCACCTACCACCCGCCCGCCGACGCCTGCCCGCTGTGCCCCTCCACCGAGGGGCGCGCGAGCGAGATCCCGGCCCCCGACTACGAGGTGGCCGTCTTCGAGAACCGCTTCCCCTCCCTCGCCGGCGACACCGGCCGCTGCGAGGTCATCTGCTTCACCCCCGACCACCGGACCTCCTTCGCCGAGCTCGACGAGGAGCGCGCCGCGCTCGTCCTCGCCGCCTGGAGCGACCGAACGGCCGAACTCTCCGCCCGCGCGGGCGTCCGGCAGGTCTACTGCTTCGAGAACCGGGGCACCGAGATCGGCGTCACCCTCGCCCATCCGCACGGCCAGATCTACGCCTTCCCCTTCGTCACCCCGCGCACCACCCGGATGCTCGCCACCGTCGCCGCCCACCGCGAGCGCACCGGCGGCAACCTCTTCGAGGAGGTCCTGGCCGCCGAACGCACCCAAGGCACCCGCGTGGTCCTCGAAACGGAGCACTGGACCGCCTTCGTGCCCTACGCGGCGCGCTGGCCGTACGAGGTCCACCTCTACCCCCGCCACCGGGTCCCCGACCTGCCCGCCCTCGGCGACGCGGCCCGCGGCGAGTTCCCCCGGGTCTACCTGGAGCTGCTGCGCCGCTTCGACCGACTCTTCGACCGGCCCGAGCCGACCCCGTACATCTCCGCCTGGCACCAGGCCCCGACGGGCGAGGGCCGGGCGGACTTCGCGCTCCACCTGGAGCTCTTCACGATCCGCCGGACCGCGGACAAGCTCAAGTACCTGGCCGGCACCGAGTCCGGCATGGAGGCCTACATGAACGACGTCCGGCCCGAGGACGCGGCCGCGCGACTGCGAGAGGTGGCGAGCGCGTGAGCGGGATCAGCGGGAGCAGCGGGAACGGCAAGAAGGGCGGGAACGGCGGGAACGGCGGGAACGGCGGGTCGGCACAGGACGGCTTCCAGCAGCTGTACGGGTACCCGCCCGAAGGCGTCTGGGCGGCACCGGGCCGGGTCAACCTGATCGGCGAACACACCGACTACAACGACGGCTTCGCGCTGCCCTTCGCCCTCCCGCAGCGCACCGATGTGGCCGCCGCCCGGCGCACGGACCGGATCCTGCGGGTCCACTCCGCCGACGCCCCCTCCGGTGCCGTCACCCTCGACCTCGCCGGTCTCGACCCGGCGCACCCTCCGCAGGGCCCCGCGAGCTGGGCCGCGTACCCCGCCGGGGTCGCATGGGCCCTGCTGGACGCGGGACTTCCGGTCGGCGGAGCCGATCTGCACGTACGGTCCGACGTACCGACCGGCGCCGGCCTGTCCTCCTCCGCAGCCCTGGAGGTGGCCACCGCGCTGGCCCTCACCGACCTGTACGCGATCCCGCTCACCCGCCCCGAACTGGCCGCACTGGCCCGGCGCGCCGAGAACGCGTACGTCGGCGTCCCCTGCGGGATCATGGACCAGACGGCCTCGGCCTGCGCGACCCGGGGACACGCCCTCCACCTGGACACCCGCAGCCTCGACCGTCGCCACATCCCCTTCGACTGCGCGGCGGCCGGCCTGCGCCTCCTCGTCATCGACACCCGGGTCAAGCACGCACTGGCCGACGGTGCCTACGCCAAGCGCCGGGCCTCCTGCCACGGGGCGGCCGAGGCCCTGGGCCTGCCCGCCCTGCGCGACCTCCCGTACGAGGAGCTGGAACAGGCCCTGCCCCGCCTGCCGGACCCGATCGCGCGCAAGCGGGTCCGGCACGTCGTGACCGAGAACGAACGCGTCCTGCGCGTCGAGGAACTGCTCGGCGCGGGCCGGTTGCGCGAGGCGGGCCCGCTGCTCACCGAGGGCCATCTCTCGCTGCGCGACGACTACGAGGTCTCCTGCCCCGAGCTGGACCTGGCGGTCTCCACGGCGAACGCCGCGGGCGCGTACGGCTCCCGCATGACCGGCGGCGGCTTCGGCGGCTCGGCGCTGTCCCTGATCGACGCGGACGCCGAGGAGGAGGTGACCCGAGCGGTGACGAACGCCTTCCTCCGCGCGGACTTCACAGCGCCCCGCGTCACGACCGCCTCCCCGTCCCCCGGAGCCGTCCGGCTCCTCTAGGGGGTGTTCCGGGGCTGTCACACAGCGTTCACACCGGGCCGTGCGGATTCCCGGCGGGCCTTCGGCCCGGCGTCCTAGACTTGCCAGTCGGTTGATCATTTATCGTCGAGTCGGAGGAACGAACACGCATGCGTCATCTCCCCCTGGGCAGTTCGGGACTGCAGGTCTCCGCCGTCGGCCTCGGCTGCAACAACTTCGGCGGCCGACTGGACGCCCAGGCCACCCGCGCCGTCGTCGACGCCGCTCTGGACGCGGGCATCACCCTCCTGGACACCGCCGACATCTACGGCGGCGCCGGCGGCTCCGAGGTCCACCTCGGGCAGGCCCTCAAGGGCCGCCGCGACCAGGTCGTCCTCGCCACCAAGTTCGGTTACGACGGCGTGGACATGAAGTACGGGCCCGCCGCCGGTTCCCGCGGTGGCCGCGCCTACATCCGGCGTGCCGTCGAGGAGTCCCTGCGCCGCCTCGACACCGACCACATCGACCTCTTCCAGCTGCACAGCCCCGACCCGGCCACCCCGATGGCCGAGACCCTGGCCGCGCTCACCGAGCTGGTCGCCGAGGGCAAGGTCCGCTACATCGGGCACTCCAACCTCTCCGGCTGGCAGCTCGCCGAAGCCGCGCACATCGCCCGCGAGACCGGCTCGGTCCCCTTCGTGTCGGCGCAGAACGAGTGGTCGCTGCTGCAGCGTTCGGTCGAGCGCGAGTTGGTCCCGGCGGCCCTCCACTACGGCGTCGGCGTGCTCCCGTACTTCCCGCTCGCCAACGGCCTGCTGACCGGCAAGATCCGCCGGGGCGCGCCCGTACCGGCCGGTTCCCGACTCGAAGGCCGCGACGCGTACCTCACCGAGGAGCGCCTCGACGTCGTCGAAGCGCTGGCCGCGCTCGCCGAGAAGCACGACCGGACCGTCCTCGAACTCGCCATCGGCTGGCTCTCCGCCCAGCCCGGCTGCGCGTCCGTCA comes from Streptomyces virginiae and encodes:
- a CDS encoding N,N-dimethylformamidase beta subunit family domain-containing protein translates to MHQEYKAGPAADGEGAGRRWFLGVATGAATAAGLGAVAGCGNGDRDGGSEAGSGAASESGAPDGKPSPARTPGLDVKAENALPGHADWPVGKAGPARAIEGFADKVSVLPGESFGLHVSTTAPRFTVSAYRMGWYGGARARLVWRSEALPGARQPEPTVDAGTRMVRTRWTRTATVETKDWPEGSYLLRLDAQGGEGRRFVPLTVRSATTAGRTVVVGAVATWQAYNRWGGYGSYDGPGGGFASRSLAVSFDRPYEYDDGAGLFLVYEAPLIALAERLGIPLAYTTTTDVAREKRLLEGAAAVLSLGHDEYWSPEQRAHVTAARDAGTNIAILGANCCYRRIRLEASDLGPDRTLVCYKSSYEQDPGFKRGHPATVDFRSAPGADPESSLLGVIYDGYPVDAPYVVTNPGHWLFEGTGARAGDRFEHLVGVEYDKVSTGFPTPRPIEILAHSPVVCEGRPSHHDTAYYTVPSGAGVFATGTMRWVEALDATGDGRSGRNHGLDARSGALTTRVTENLLRVFAAGPAGRTHPAQDNVKAVYGSS
- a CDS encoding aldo/keto reductase; this encodes MRHLPLGSSGLQVSAVGLGCNNFGGRLDAQATRAVVDAALDAGITLLDTADIYGGAGGSEVHLGQALKGRRDQVVLATKFGYDGVDMKYGPAAGSRGGRAYIRRAVEESLRRLDTDHIDLFQLHSPDPATPMAETLAALTELVAEGKVRYIGHSNLSGWQLAEAAHIARETGSVPFVSAQNEWSLLQRSVERELVPAALHYGVGVLPYFPLANGLLTGKIRRGAPVPAGSRLEGRDAYLTEERLDVVEALAALAEKHDRTVLELAIGWLSAQPGCASVIAGATSPEQVRANAAVADRPLDAELLAAIDAIPGAGKPE
- the galT gene encoding galactose-1-phosphate uridylyltransferase, with translation MKRTSTRLADGREILYYDTGDGAAARAVPDTRPLDAPADGTGTGTGPEVRRDPLLGDPVVIAAHRQGRTYHPPADACPLCPSTEGRASEIPAPDYEVAVFENRFPSLAGDTGRCEVICFTPDHRTSFAELDEERAALVLAAWSDRTAELSARAGVRQVYCFENRGTEIGVTLAHPHGQIYAFPFVTPRTTRMLATVAAHRERTGGNLFEEVLAAERTQGTRVVLETEHWTAFVPYAARWPYEVHLYPRHRVPDLPALGDAARGEFPRVYLELLRRFDRLFDRPEPTPYISAWHQAPTGEGRADFALHLELFTIRRTADKLKYLAGTESGMEAYMNDVRPEDAAARLREVASA
- the galK gene encoding galactokinase, whose protein sequence is MSGSSGNGKKGGNGGNGGNGGSAQDGFQQLYGYPPEGVWAAPGRVNLIGEHTDYNDGFALPFALPQRTDVAAARRTDRILRVHSADAPSGAVTLDLAGLDPAHPPQGPASWAAYPAGVAWALLDAGLPVGGADLHVRSDVPTGAGLSSSAALEVATALALTDLYAIPLTRPELAALARRAENAYVGVPCGIMDQTASACATRGHALHLDTRSLDRRHIPFDCAAAGLRLLVIDTRVKHALADGAYAKRRASCHGAAEALGLPALRDLPYEELEQALPRLPDPIARKRVRHVVTENERVLRVEELLGAGRLREAGPLLTEGHLSLRDDYEVSCPELDLAVSTANAAGAYGSRMTGGGFGGSALSLIDADAEEEVTRAVTNAFLRADFTAPRVTTASPSPGAVRLL